A window of Chloroflexota bacterium contains these coding sequences:
- a CDS encoding glycosyltransferase, translating into MVCLELLYGILAAWLALYGLNSLMLTVIYLLGSLRQPQLTARWESWPAVTVQLPIYNERHVVERLIAAVAALDYPHDLLQIQVLDDSTDETTVIAQQAVARYAQMSLSIQYRHRSQRIGFKAGALAEGLHHAKGELLAIFDADFIPPKDFLRRIVPYFSSDNVGCVQARWGHLNRTHSVLTRAQALGIDGHFIVEQGARSQAHFFLNFNGSAGVWRRACIEGVGGWHTDTLTEDLDLSYRAQLAGWRIAYVPDIEVPAELPPQMDALRRQQARWAQGSIQVARKLLWPLWCAAYPWFIKVEAALHLTGYMVHPLMLVTLLLTLPMLLTSSRVAAFVPYFLFASIGPPLLYLVAQRRRGPGWWRELRFMPFLLSLGMGLSLNNTVAMVRALLGQQEEFQRTPKFDIHDNRGHWRDSMYALHCTTLVWYETGLAAFSLSIAMLAVRQGRFPLALWLVIYGLSYSYVAGTSLIQSLQRRHKEATSKQTQRLTREKGSRSKQFRKIA; encoded by the coding sequence ATGGTTTGTTTGGAGCTGTTGTATGGAATCCTAGCAGCGTGGCTTGCTTTGTACGGTCTGAATAGCCTGATGCTGACCGTCATCTATCTCTTAGGGAGCTTGCGCCAGCCGCAACTGACAGCACGATGGGAGAGCTGGCCAGCAGTTACTGTACAGTTGCCCATTTACAATGAACGACATGTAGTGGAACGCCTGATTGCTGCCGTGGCAGCCTTGGATTACCCACATGATTTGTTACAGATTCAGGTTCTAGATGATTCCACAGATGAAACCACGGTGATAGCGCAGCAGGCTGTTGCTCGCTACGCTCAGATGAGTCTTTCAATCCAGTATCGGCATCGTTCACAGCGGATTGGGTTCAAAGCTGGCGCTCTGGCCGAAGGACTGCACCATGCCAAAGGAGAGTTATTGGCTATTTTTGATGCCGATTTCATCCCTCCGAAGGATTTCTTGCGCCGTATTGTGCCCTATTTCTCATCAGACAATGTCGGCTGTGTGCAGGCACGTTGGGGGCATTTGAATCGCACTCATTCCGTCCTAACACGAGCGCAGGCACTGGGCATAGACGGGCATTTCATTGTCGAACAAGGGGCACGTAGTCAGGCACACTTCTTTCTCAACTTCAATGGCTCTGCTGGCGTATGGCGCCGTGCGTGTATAGAAGGGGTAGGAGGTTGGCATACTGATACGCTGACGGAGGACCTGGATCTCAGCTACCGTGCCCAATTGGCAGGGTGGCGCATTGCCTATGTTCCTGATATCGAGGTGCCTGCCGAATTACCACCTCAGATGGATGCTCTGCGCCGCCAGCAGGCGCGTTGGGCCCAGGGCAGTATCCAGGTAGCGCGGAAACTCTTATGGCCATTGTGGTGCGCTGCGTATCCCTGGTTCATCAAGGTCGAAGCAGCGCTTCATTTAACTGGCTATATGGTGCATCCTTTGATGCTGGTGACGTTGCTGTTGACCTTGCCCATGTTGCTGACCAGCAGCCGGGTAGCCGCTTTTGTGCCCTATTTCCTTTTTGCCTCCATAGGGCCGCCGCTGCTGTACCTAGTGGCGCAGCGCAGGCGCGGCCCTGGCTGGTGGCGAGAATTGCGGTTTATGCCGTTTTTGCTGTCGCTGGGCATGGGATTGTCCTTGAACAACACAGTGGCTATGGTGCGTGCGTTGCTTGGGCAGCAGGAAGAATTTCAGCGTACACCTAAATTCGATATCCATGATAACCGTGGGCATTGGCGCGATAGCATGTATGCACTGCACTGTACCACACTGGTCTGGTATGAGACAGGGCTTGCTGCCTTTTCTCTGTCCATCGCAATGCTGGCTGTGCGTCAGGGAAGATTTCCTCTTGCTTTGTGGTTGGTGATTTATGGGCTGAGCTACTCCTATGTTGCTGGGACGAGCCTTATCCAGAGCCTGCAACGAAGACATAAAGAGGCTACCTCAAAGCAGACGCAGCGTCTAACAAGGGAAAAAGGCTCAAGGTCAAAACAATTTCGGAAGATAGCCTAG
- the mutY gene encoding A/G-specific adenine glycosylase has product MTLATGSPLSHSLARQLLDWYQENRRDLPWRNTRDPYAITVAEFMLHQTRVQTVLPYYQRFLKLFPTWGSLAEARLDEVLKAWEGLGYYARARNLHALAQQVCVQYDGDLPNSLEALLALPGIGPYTAGAILSICFGQDRPAIDGNAKRVLSRMFGIKTDLTTPKGAKRIQELASTLLPPGQAGTFNQALMDLGATICTASHPACSQCPWHEECQAWRLHIQEELPVRRPKKATPHYDIAAGVIWRDGFILIAQRPPGGLLGGLWEFPGGKREPGESLEACLIREVREELGIEIQVGEPLAQVHHAYTHFRITLYAYHCRYVSGEPQNFGCAAWKWIQPHELCDYAFPAANRTIIQALQAGHHPSRDAPSL; this is encoded by the coding sequence ATGACTTTGGCGACTGGTAGTCCCTTGTCCCACAGCCTTGCCCGGCAGCTTCTCGATTGGTACCAAGAAAACCGCAGAGACTTGCCCTGGCGCAACACGCGCGATCCCTATGCCATTACAGTTGCCGAATTCATGCTCCATCAAACTAGGGTACAAACTGTGCTTCCCTACTACCAACGGTTTCTGAAGCTTTTCCCGACCTGGGGTTCGCTGGCTGAGGCAAGATTAGATGAAGTGCTCAAAGCATGGGAAGGGTTGGGGTACTATGCCCGAGCACGCAACCTCCATGCACTGGCCCAGCAAGTGTGTGTCCAGTACGATGGAGATCTCCCTAACTCGCTCGAAGCGCTCCTGGCATTGCCTGGCATTGGCCCTTACACTGCTGGCGCTATTTTGAGCATCTGTTTTGGCCAGGACCGCCCAGCTATAGATGGCAATGCCAAGCGCGTGCTCAGCCGCATGTTCGGGATTAAGACAGACCTAACCACCCCCAAGGGGGCAAAACGTATTCAGGAACTTGCCTCCACACTGCTTCCACCCGGGCAGGCTGGCACATTCAACCAAGCGCTGATGGATCTGGGAGCTACCATTTGCACCGCCAGCCACCCTGCTTGCAGCCAGTGCCCTTGGCATGAGGAATGTCAAGCATGGCGCTTGCACATCCAGGAAGAATTACCCGTGCGGCGACCGAAGAAAGCCACACCCCACTATGACATTGCGGCTGGAGTAATCTGGCGCGATGGCTTTATCCTCATTGCTCAACGCCCTCCTGGAGGCTTGCTCGGCGGTCTGTGGGAATTCCCAGGGGGCAAGCGGGAGCCAGGGGAAAGCTTGGAAGCATGTCTGATCAGGGAAGTACGGGAGGAGCTTGGTATCGAGATTCAAGTAGGAGAGCCTCTGGCTCAAGTACACCATGCGTACACACACTTCCGCATCACCCTATATGCTTACCACTGCCGGTACGTGAGCGGGGAGCCGCAGAATTTTGGCTGTGCTGCTTGGAAATGGATACAACCCCACGAACTGTGCGATTATGCTTTTCCTGCTGCGAACCGCACGATCATCCAAGCTCTGCAGGCTGGCCATCATCCATCACGAGACGCTCCGAGCCTCTAG